The following coding sequences are from one Ancylobacter sp. TS-1 window:
- a CDS encoding DedA family protein produces the protein MEALTADVAAFLQSHDYLIPIVIGIIAFGESLVLVGLVIPATALMLAIGGLIGSGIISPVPVIGGAIVGAVLGDVVSYWLGRWLGPRVVHRRPLLGYREQVAQARLFFRRFGFASVFAGRFFGPVRATMPLVAGMMRMDQRRFQIANVSSAVVWAPVMLAPGWLAGKGASEFGAASQSQWLLLMVGVTVVMLILTVVVLRIIKGRISKRPRVKRRPAPAQPG, from the coding sequence ATGGAAGCTCTTACCGCGGATGTGGCAGCGTTCCTGCAAAGTCATGACTATCTGATCCCGATCGTCATCGGGATCATCGCCTTCGGCGAGTCCCTGGTGCTCGTCGGCCTCGTCATTCCCGCCACCGCCCTGATGCTCGCCATTGGCGGGCTCATCGGCAGCGGCATCATCTCGCCGGTGCCGGTGATCGGCGGCGCCATCGTCGGCGCAGTGCTGGGCGACGTGGTGTCCTACTGGCTCGGCCGCTGGCTCGGCCCGCGCGTGGTGCACCGGCGCCCGCTGCTGGGCTATCGCGAGCAGGTGGCGCAGGCGCGCCTGTTCTTCCGCCGCTTCGGCTTCGCCTCGGTCTTCGCCGGCCGCTTCTTCGGGCCCGTGCGCGCCACCATGCCGCTGGTCGCCGGCATGATGCGCATGGACCAGCGCCGCTTCCAGATCGCCAACGTCTCCTCGGCGGTGGTGTGGGCGCCGGTGATGCTCGCCCCCGGCTGGCTCGCCGGCAAGGGCGCCAGCGAATTCGGCGCCGCCAGCCAGTCGCAATGGCTGCTGCTGATGGTCGGCGTGACGGTGGTCATGCTGATCCTCACCGTGGTCGTGCTGCGCATCATCAAGGGGCGGATTTCGAAGCGCCCGCGCGTGAAGCGGCGCCCGGCCCCTGCCCAGCCGGGCTGA
- a CDS encoding HlyD family secretion protein, which produces MLSRLLRHPVLLILGTVAGLFGLYEISVRYFAYTGDAYVMSDIVVISSEIEGPVSRLAVQNNEAVAANQLLFEIERTPYALKVQEAQAAAAQAKADLDLANDEVTAARANLTSALAVQTNAQDQLGRVRALEKEGFSPEATLDIATRDVATAGANVLAAEAQLSVATRRVAVAGALIGSAQAALGKAQYDLSKTVMTAPEPGRIAPFVTRQGDYLRVGTQVLAIVTERRRRVVANVNERYLSRIRLGQSVLLTLGSDPWVLHWGKVSGIAAGVARSAESPGVVPYVEPTTDWVRLPRRFPVEITLDLWPDDLRQFNGADARVLILF; this is translated from the coding sequence ATGCTGAGCCGCCTGCTGCGACATCCGGTGCTTCTGATCCTGGGGACGGTGGCCGGCCTGTTCGGGCTCTACGAGATCAGCGTGCGCTACTTCGCCTATACCGGCGACGCCTATGTGATGAGCGACATCGTCGTCATCTCCTCGGAGATCGAGGGGCCGGTCTCGCGGCTCGCGGTGCAGAACAACGAGGCGGTCGCGGCGAACCAGCTCCTGTTCGAGATCGAGCGCACGCCCTATGCGCTGAAGGTGCAGGAGGCGCAGGCCGCCGCGGCGCAGGCGAAGGCCGACCTCGATCTCGCCAATGACGAGGTGACGGCCGCCCGCGCCAACCTCACCTCGGCGCTGGCCGTGCAGACCAACGCGCAGGACCAGCTCGGCCGCGTCAGGGCGCTGGAGAAGGAGGGCTTCTCGCCCGAGGCGACGCTCGACATCGCCACCCGCGACGTCGCCACCGCCGGCGCCAATGTGCTGGCCGCCGAGGCGCAGCTCAGCGTCGCCACTCGCCGCGTCGCGGTGGCGGGCGCCCTCATCGGCTCGGCGCAGGCCGCGCTCGGCAAGGCTCAGTACGATCTGTCGAAGACGGTGATGACGGCGCCGGAGCCGGGGCGCATCGCGCCCTTCGTCACCCGGCAGGGCGACTATCTGCGCGTCGGCACGCAGGTGCTCGCCATCGTCACCGAGCGCCGCCGCCGCGTGGTCGCCAATGTGAACGAGCGCTACCTCTCGCGCATCCGCCTCGGCCAGAGCGTGCTCCTCACCCTCGGCTCCGATCCCTGGGTGCTGCATTGGGGGAAGGTCAGCGGCATCGCCGCCGGCGTCGCCCGCTCGGCGGAAAGCCCGGGCGTGGTGCCCTATGTCGAGCCGACCACCGACTGGGTGCGGCTGCCGCGCCGCTTCCCGGTCGAGATCACGCTCGACCTCTGGCCCGACGACCTGCGGCAGTTCAACGGCGCCGACGCCCGCGTCCTGATCCTGTTCTGA
- a CDS encoding FUSC family protein: MDDITRQALATACGVLAAVFIALLMGLQEPYWAALSVMIIANVDREALFTKGVLRVGGTLIGVLGGYYVGQWAEGFDAMQIVLVAIAAAVGTYGRQRSAYGYAWFYGALTFMLVLLYTMTQPDQLYAFAHYRCYEIVIGVVCGTLASWALGPNAGELHARLKAQAAATSAPNAERQSLIAGLGAFTIVVIWSLFDLPQLPQVLISSLIVVDSDPLATRHRGAQRIFGCIIGGTAGLVVILVDATHLWWWAVMLFLGVFSFARIHLRKSAEAYIGTQSAIAYLVTLVGAGPPVSLYPPVDRLIGIVIGVSIMTVLVWALNPPKLAGRSA; encoded by the coding sequence GTGGACGACATCACCCGCCAGGCTCTCGCCACCGCCTGCGGCGTGCTGGCCGCCGTCTTCATCGCGCTGCTGATGGGGTTGCAGGAGCCCTACTGGGCCGCGCTCAGCGTGATGATCATCGCCAATGTCGACCGCGAGGCGCTGTTCACCAAGGGCGTGCTGCGCGTCGGCGGGACCCTGATCGGCGTGCTCGGCGGCTATTATGTCGGCCAGTGGGCCGAGGGCTTCGACGCCATGCAGATCGTGCTGGTGGCGATCGCCGCCGCCGTCGGCACCTATGGCCGCCAGCGCAGCGCCTATGGCTATGCCTGGTTCTATGGCGCGCTGACCTTCATGCTGGTGCTGCTCTACACCATGACGCAGCCGGACCAGCTCTACGCCTTCGCGCATTACCGCTGCTACGAGATCGTCATCGGCGTGGTGTGCGGCACGCTGGCGAGCTGGGCGCTGGGGCCGAATGCCGGCGAGCTGCATGCCCGGCTCAAGGCGCAGGCCGCCGCCACCAGCGCGCCCAATGCCGAGCGCCAGTCGCTGATCGCCGGGCTCGGCGCCTTCACCATCGTCGTCATCTGGTCGCTGTTCGACCTGCCGCAGCTTCCGCAGGTGCTGATCTCCAGCCTGATCGTGGTCGACAGCGACCCGCTCGCCACCCGCCATCGCGGCGCCCAGCGCATTTTCGGCTGCATCATCGGCGGCACCGCCGGGCTGGTCGTCATCCTCGTCGACGCCACCCATCTGTGGTGGTGGGCGGTCATGCTGTTTCTCGGCGTGTTCTCCTTCGCCCGCATCCATCTGAGGAAATCGGCGGAGGCCTATATCGGCACCCAGTCGGCCATCGCCTATCTGGTGACGCTGGTCGGCGCCGGGCCGCCCGTCTCGCTCTATCCGCCGGTCGACCGCCTCATCGGGATCGTGATCGGCGTCAGCATCATGACGGTGCTGGTCTGGGCGCTCAATCCGCCCAAGCTGGCCGGCCGGTCGGCCTGA
- a CDS encoding (2Fe-2S) ferredoxin domain-containing protein translates to MKPIRSDWTDVVLVCRKCAKKLHGGFGPDGELSLPRALRAEIARREGGKPAKKPRRKGARLAVVEVDCLDICPKNAAVIIPAGQPGRWLAVPRGADVPALVDTLVPAPAPAPARD, encoded by the coding sequence ATGAAGCCGATCCGATCCGACTGGACCGACGTGGTCCTCGTCTGCCGAAAATGCGCCAAGAAGCTCCATGGCGGCTTCGGCCCGGACGGCGAACTCTCGCTGCCCCGCGCGCTCAGGGCCGAGATCGCCCGGCGCGAAGGCGGCAAGCCGGCCAAGAAGCCCCGCCGCAAGGGCGCGCGCCTCGCCGTGGTCGAGGTCGACTGCCTCGACATCTGCCCGAAGAACGCCGCCGTGATCATCCCCGCCGGCCAGCCCGGCCGCTGGCTCGCCGTGCCGCGCGGGGCGGATGTGCCGGCCCTCGTCGACACCCTCGTCCCGGCGCCTGCGCCTGCGCCTGCCCGCGACTGA
- a CDS encoding efflux RND transporter permease subunit produces MNLSKFFIDRPIFAGVLSVLIFLAGLLALRVMPISEYPEVVPPQVIVRATYPGASPKVIAATVATPIEEAINGVEDMLYMSSQATTDGVMTLTVTFKLGTDPDKATQLVQNRVGQAEPRLPEEVRALGITTAKSSPTFLMVVHLISPNDRYDITYLRNYAVLNVKDRLARISGVGQIEIFGGGDYSMRVWLDPQKIAEHGLSAGDVVNEIRAQNVQAAAGIVGASPAQSDVDLQLTINARGRLETEEEFGDIVVKTGANGQVVRLRDVARLELGAADYALRSLLDNKQAVGLGVFQAPGSNALEIAERVRETMAEVKKTMPEGVDFAIVYDTTRFVDASIEAVVHTLFEAVLLVVIVVVVFLQTWRASIIPLLAVPVSIVGTFAVMYLFGFSINALSLFGLVLAIGIVVDDAIVVVENVERNIENGLSPRAAAYQAMSEVSGPIIAIALVLVAVFVPLAFITGLSGQFYRQFALTIAISTVISAINSLTLSPALAALLLRGHDAKPDMLQRVINALFGWFFRGFNWVFARGSRGYGGGVRGTLKVKSLVMVFYAVMLGATWWLFQAVPPGFVPAQDKQYLVGFAQLPDGATLDRTEDVIRRMTEITLAQPGVASAVAFPGLSIAGFSNSSNAGIVFSVLKPFEERQTPELSAGAIAQQLNGKYGVIKDAFIAMFPPPPVQGLGVVGGFKLQLEDRAGRGYEALSDVTNAFMAKAMAAPELTGQFTTYQINVPQIFTDVDRTKARQLGVPISSVFETLQVYLGSLYVNDFNKFGRTYSVRAQADAPFRARPEDIGKLKVRSNSGEMIPLSALLRVETTAGPERAQRYNGFLTADFNASPAPGYSSGQAQAAAARIAAEVLPPGFDYEWTDLTYQEILAGDSSFLVFPLALLLVFLVLAAQYESLTLPIAIILIVPMGLGAALFGVWMGGGDNNIFTQIGLVVLVGLSAKNAILIVEFARELEFMGRNPVEAAIEASRLRLRPILMTSFAFIMGVLPLVLSTGAGAEMRHAMGIAVFAGMIGVTFFGLFLTPVFYVLLRRLAGNRPLRQHGEAHAASLPAE; encoded by the coding sequence ATGAATCTGTCCAAGTTCTTCATCGACCGGCCGATCTTTGCCGGCGTCCTCTCCGTACTGATCTTCCTCGCGGGGCTTCTGGCCCTGCGGGTGATGCCGATCTCGGAATATCCGGAAGTCGTGCCGCCGCAGGTCATCGTGCGCGCCACCTATCCGGGCGCCAGCCCGAAGGTGATCGCCGCCACGGTCGCCACCCCGATCGAGGAAGCGATCAACGGCGTCGAGGACATGCTCTACATGTCCAGCCAAGCGACGACCGACGGCGTGATGACGCTGACCGTCACCTTCAAGCTCGGCACCGACCCCGACAAGGCGACCCAGCTGGTGCAGAACCGCGTCGGTCAGGCGGAACCCCGCCTGCCGGAAGAGGTGCGCGCGCTCGGCATCACCACGGCGAAGAGTTCGCCGACCTTCCTCATGGTCGTGCACCTCATCTCGCCCAATGACCGCTACGACATCACCTATCTGCGCAACTACGCGGTGCTGAACGTGAAGGACCGGCTGGCCCGCATCAGCGGCGTCGGCCAGATCGAGATCTTCGGCGGCGGCGACTATTCCATGCGCGTCTGGCTCGACCCGCAGAAGATCGCCGAGCACGGGCTTTCCGCCGGCGACGTGGTCAACGAGATCCGCGCCCAGAACGTGCAGGCCGCCGCCGGCATCGTCGGCGCCTCGCCGGCGCAGTCGGACGTCGACCTCCAGCTCACCATCAATGCCCGCGGCCGTCTGGAGACCGAGGAGGAATTCGGCGACATCGTCGTGAAGACCGGCGCCAACGGGCAGGTCGTGCGCCTGCGCGATGTCGCGCGCCTCGAACTCGGCGCCGCCGACTACGCGCTGCGCTCGCTGCTCGACAACAAGCAGGCGGTCGGCCTCGGCGTGTTCCAGGCCCCCGGCTCGAACGCGCTGGAGATCGCCGAGAGGGTGCGCGAGACCATGGCCGAGGTGAAGAAGACGATGCCGGAAGGCGTCGACTTCGCCATCGTCTACGACACGACGCGCTTCGTCGACGCCTCCATTGAGGCGGTGGTGCACACGCTGTTCGAGGCGGTGCTGCTGGTCGTTATCGTCGTGGTGGTGTTCCTGCAGACGTGGCGCGCCTCGATCATCCCGCTGCTCGCGGTCCCGGTCTCGATCGTGGGCACCTTCGCGGTGATGTACCTGTTCGGCTTCTCGATCAACGCGCTGAGCCTGTTCGGCCTGGTGCTCGCCATCGGCATCGTGGTCGACGACGCCATCGTCGTGGTGGAAAATGTCGAGCGCAACATCGAGAACGGGCTCTCCCCGCGCGCGGCCGCCTATCAGGCGATGAGCGAGGTGTCCGGCCCGATCATCGCCATCGCGCTGGTGCTGGTGGCGGTGTTCGTGCCGCTCGCCTTCATCACCGGCCTGTCGGGCCAGTTCTACCGCCAGTTCGCGCTCACCATCGCCATCTCCACCGTCATCTCGGCGATCAACTCGCTGACGCTGTCGCCGGCGCTGGCGGCGCTGCTGCTGCGCGGCCACGACGCCAAGCCGGACATGCTCCAGCGCGTCATCAACGCGCTGTTCGGCTGGTTCTTCCGCGGCTTCAACTGGGTGTTCGCGCGCGGGTCGCGCGGCTATGGCGGCGGCGTGCGCGGCACGCTGAAGGTGAAAAGCCTCGTCATGGTGTTCTACGCCGTGATGCTCGGCGCCACCTGGTGGCTGTTCCAGGCGGTGCCGCCGGGCTTCGTGCCGGCGCAGGACAAGCAGTATCTGGTCGGCTTCGCCCAGCTTCCCGACGGCGCCACGCTCGACCGCACCGAGGACGTCATCCGCCGGATGACCGAGATCACGCTCGCCCAGCCCGGCGTCGCCAGCGCGGTCGCCTTCCCGGGGCTCTCGATCGCCGGCTTCTCCAACTCGTCCAATGCCGGCATCGTGTTCTCGGTGCTCAAGCCGTTCGAGGAGCGCCAGACCCCGGAGCTTTCCGCCGGTGCCATCGCCCAGCAGCTCAACGGGAAGTACGGGGTGATCAAGGACGCCTTCATCGCCATGTTCCCGCCCCCGCCGGTGCAGGGCCTCGGCGTCGTCGGCGGCTTCAAGCTGCAGCTGGAGGACCGCGCCGGACGCGGCTACGAGGCGCTCAGCGACGTGACCAACGCCTTCATGGCGAAGGCCATGGCGGCACCCGAGCTGACCGGCCAGTTCACCACCTACCAGATCAACGTGCCGCAGATCTTCACCGATGTGGACCGCACCAAGGCCCGCCAGCTCGGCGTGCCGATCAGTTCGGTGTTCGAGACGCTGCAGGTCTATCTCGGCTCGCTCTATGTCAACGACTTCAACAAGTTCGGCCGCACCTACTCGGTGCGGGCGCAGGCCGACGCGCCCTTCCGCGCCCGGCCGGAGGACATCGGCAAGCTGAAGGTGCGCTCCAACAGCGGCGAGATGATCCCGCTCTCGGCGCTGCTCAGGGTCGAGACCACGGCGGGGCCGGAACGCGCCCAGCGCTATAACGGCTTCCTCACCGCCGACTTCAACGCCTCGCCGGCGCCCGGCTACTCCTCGGGCCAGGCGCAGGCGGCGGCGGCGCGGATCGCGGCGGAGGTGCTGCCGCCCGGCTTCGACTATGAATGGACCGACCTGACCTATCAGGAGATCCTGGCCGGCGATTCCTCTTTCCTCGTCTTCCCGCTCGCCCTGCTGCTCGTCTTCCTGGTGCTGGCGGCGCAGTATGAGAGCCTGACGCTGCCCATTGCGATCATCCTGATCGTGCCGATGGGCCTGGGGGCGGCGCTGTTCGGCGTCTGGATGGGCGGGGGTGACAACAACATCTTCACCCAGATCGGCCTCGTCGTTCTGGTGGGGCTGTCGGCCAAGAACGCGATCCTGATCGTCGAGTTCGCCCGCGAGCTTGAATTCATGGGCCGCAACCCGGTCGAGGCGGCGATCGAGGCGAGCCGGCTGCGCCTGCGGCCGATCCTGATGACGTCCTTCGCCTTCATCATGGGCGTGCTGCCGCTGGTGCTGTCCACCGGCGCCGGCGCCGAGATGCGCCACGCCATGGGCATCGCCGTGTTCGCCGGCATGATCGGCGTCACCTTCTTCGGGCTGTTCCTCACGCCCGTCTTCTACGTGCTGCTGCGGCGTCTGGCGGGCAACCGCCCGCTTCGGCAGCACGGCGAGGCCCACGCCGCGTCTCTTCCCGCGGAGTGA